In Tamandua tetradactyla isolate mTamTet1 chromosome 7, mTamTet1.pri, whole genome shotgun sequence, the following are encoded in one genomic region:
- the RTL6 gene encoding retrotransposon Gag-like protein 6 — protein sequence MVQPQTSKPETSTPAASTNAQMDDVIDTLTSLRLTNSALRREASTLRAEKANLTNMLESVMAELTLLRTRARIPGALQITPPMSAITSNGTRPMTTPPTSLPEPFSGDPGQLAGFLMQMDRFMIFQASRFPGEAERVAFLVSRLTGEAEKWAIPHMQPDSPLRNNYQGFLAELRRTYKSPLRHARRAQIRKISASNRAVRERQMLCRQLAATGTGPCPVHPASNGTSPAPALPTRAQNL from the coding sequence ATGGTCCAACCCCAGACATCAAAACCTGAAACCTCGACCCCTGCAGCTTCTACAAATGCCCAGATGGATGATGTCATTGACACCTTGACATCCCTGCGTCTCACCAACTCTGCCTTGAGGCGGGAGGCCTCTACCCTGCGAGCTGAAAAGGCCAATCTCACCAACATGCTGGAGAGTGTGATGGCTGAGCTGACCTTGTTGCGTACAAGAGCGCGGATCCCCGGGGCTCTCCAGATCACCCCCCCCATGTCTGCAATTACCTCAAATGGGACTCGACCAATGACCACACCTCCTACCTCTCTGCCGGAACCCTTTTCTGGAGACCCCGGTCAGTTGGCAGGGTTCTTGATGCAGATGGACAGATTCATGATCTTCCAGGCCTCACGGTTCCCAGGTGAGGCCGAGCGAGTGGCATTCCTTGTGTCTCGACTGACTGGGGAGGCAGAGAAGTGGGCCATACCCCACATGCAGCCTGACAGCCCCTTACGAAACAACTATCAGGGATTCCTGGCAGAGTTGCGGAGAACCTACAAGTCCCCACTCCGACATGCCCGGAGGGCCCAAATCAGAAAGATTTCTGCCTCCAATCGGGCTGTGCGAGAACGGCAAATGCTGTGCCGCCAGTTGGCTGCCACAGGCACAGGGCCATGCCCTGTGCATCCAGCCTCGAATGGGACTAGTCCAGCTCCGGCCCTGCCCACCCGAGCACAGAACCTTTAA